TCCGCTTGTTTCCGCATTGGCAGCCCACTGTTCACCCCGTTTTGCCACATCAAGCTTTTCAAAATCAATTTGCACCGGCGTGGATCGGGGCGATGTTTTGATGGATTCTTTGTACAACCGCTGAAAATCAGCGACCGTCATGACCACCGGTACAACTTTTTTATGGGCCTGACGCTCCAGCAGTTCGATCACACCCCGATAAGGCGGGTCCACGATGGCCACGGTCAATTCGTTATTCTCAAGTATAATGGGGATGGTTCTAAAGCGTTTCAAAAAATCTTCTTTGGACAACCCTTCCACATCAATGATATTCACACCATTGACTTCGGTTAATAATGGCACATCGAACGCCTCGGAAATAATTTCGGCCATTTTCTGCTGGTCAAGTTTCAGATAGCGGAGCAGAGTCTGGGTGATCCCATCGGAAGCAAGCGTTTCAGCAGCGATATCCTGAAATTTGGCAAGATCCTGTTTTTTTAAATAATTTCTGTTTAACAATTCCTGAATTAAAGTTCTGTCTTCTCGTTTCGCCATGCGAGCGTTCCTCAAAATTATTGAATAAAGGGCTAGGGGTAGCTGCAGCTATTTATTCTTCGTTGAAATATTCATCAATATCGCTTTGGTCCAGTTCGCTCTCTTTTCCGGCCTTGACCAGGATACTATCCTTGATCAACTTGTCAATCTCGGCTCTTTTGTATTGATAAATCATCGGGATCACCTCGTGCCCCTCGGCAGATTTCGGAACACGTTTCTGCTCAACCGGTCTCCCGCACCCGGAACAATAAACATCTCCGGGACGGATGACAGAAGAACAGTAGCACAATTCACCGACCGATTCGCCGCATTGTGTACAGAACGAGGCCCACTTTACATTCTCAGCGCCACAATGGTTGCATGTCATTTTTGACTCCGGTTTTTTATTTTTTCAAGAACATTCACAAGTTGTTCGCGGCTGAACGGTTTTTTCAAAAACCAGTCTGCCCCATATTCCTTTGCTTGCTGAATGTTCCGTTTTGTTACATAGGAACTCACAATAATTACGATAGCGTTCGGATTCATCTCTTTAATTTCTTTGAGCAAATCCAGACCGGATTTGTTCGGCATCACAATATCCAGGAATGTAACTGCCGGACGCAATTCAGTGAATTTCTGCAATCCCTCCTCCCCGTCATTGGCAAACTGAGTGCTGTATCCGGCGTTTTTAAAATAATTGCCGAGCAATTGACGGTTCATCTCCGAATCATCAATTACCAGCACCTGTCTCTTACTATCCTGCATATCATTCGAGTTTTCTTCATAAAAACCCATAATTCTGTCCTTTTCATTGTCCGTGATCAAAAGCAAACATTCTATGACAAATACTGCAAACTTTATACCTGAAGCAGAGGTTTGCTAAATATTTTTTTGTATCATTTTAATTCCAAAGCAGCCCCCTATACAGGTCGCTATTTCCGGTTCCGGGCTGACTTGATTTCTCATTCAGCCGGCTGCGTTTCATACCCGGCCGAATCGGTATCTCGGCCGTTATTCGGTTGCTGGTAAAGAAAAAGTAGTGGATTTTATAAAGATGTTTTAGTATTTTGAAGGTATTGAAAGCGGTTTACCCGAAGGTCAATCCGTCTTTTAAAGTTATTGGCACAATATTTGTTGATTTTTAACCAAAACTAATTATAGAAATTATGGATCTTTATTTGATTCAAGAGCAACCAAAAAGAGTAATAATCTATGCCGGATGATTTAACCCATGGTACACACGCTGCTGTGTTTTGCGACATTACTCTGCCCGCCTGTATCGTTACCCGCGATGGGCTTCTGAAAGACGCCAATCAAGCCTTTCGCAATATGCTCAATCTGAGACAGATTAAAGAAAACACTTTATTAAATTTGTTATCCGCTCTGGATCAAAAAGAATTAAAGCGCAGCCTGGCACAGACAAGCCATTTTTCACATTTCCCGTTTCACCTGGTCAATGACTCCCACTCTCTGCACACTCTGGGAGCCAGTTTTGCAAAACTCAAAGATTCTGAATTCCTGCTTTTGACCTTCTTTCCGGAAGACAACAGTGAATCCGATTCCCGCGAACTCAAAGAGCGATATCTGTCTTTGTATGAGCGGTCCTTGAATCTGGTTTATCTCCATGACTTGAACGGGCATTTTCTTGATGCCAATCCGGCTACTCTAAATTTGCTGGGATATAGCCGCGAGGAAATCCTGAAT
This genomic window from candidate division KSB1 bacterium contains:
- a CDS encoding response regulator → MGFYEENSNDMQDSKRQVLVIDDSEMNRQLLGNYFKNAGYSTQFANDGEEGLQKFTELRPAVTFLDIVMPNKSGLDLLKEIKEMNPNAIVIIVSSYVTKRNIQQAKEYGADWFLKKPFSREQLVNVLEKIKNRSQK
- a CDS encoding zinc-ribbon domain-containing protein; the encoded protein is MTCNHCGAENVKWASFCTQCGESVGELCYCSSVIRPGDVYCSGCGRPVEQKRVPKSAEGHEVIPMIYQYKRAEIDKLIKDSILVKAGKESELDQSDIDEYFNEE